Part of the Ziziphus jujuba cultivar Dongzao chromosome 8, ASM3175591v1 genome is shown below.
GTAAGGTATTTAGTAGTACTGTACTGATTAGTGGCTAGTTCGTTAGGCATTGAAAACTCAATCATAAAGGGCTATGACTTAGTTGAATTGTTTATCAACTCATCTGAGTTACCTCTTTATCTCCTCAACCTTCCAATAAATAATGTATTGATGCCAGCAGCagctcttaaatttttttccttttttatttatttattttgtaagaaaTTACAACCTTTTAGTTTCTAGTAAATTATGAGATCAGATGCTAATGTCTAATTTCTTTTGCCAGGCTCTTTTGCATGCTTCAGTTGCTTGTCGCCGGAAGCTTGTTTTAGACTGGGTTCCAGCAGGTGACCTTGAAGATATTACCGCTCAAGAGGTGAGAACTAAATTTAACTTGCTATGCTATGCATACTTTTTGATATAATGTTTACTAATTTTAATGCTGGCAGGCCCCTAATGTCCATAAAGCTGCATGGGATCTTTTGAAGGTGATTATACTTTAAAATTATGATTAGTTTTTCTTGGTTGtatattatgaattatattcttcaatgatctCCTGAACAATATTTGTTTCAGGGTGCCGATGGCATTCTAGTTCCAGGAGGATTTGGTGATAGAGGAGTGCAAGGGAAAATTCTTGCAGCAAAGTATGCACGAGAGAATAATGTCCCATTCCTAGGAATTTGCCTGGGGATGCAAATTGCTGTCATTGAGTTTTCGAGATCTGTTCTTAATTTGTTAGATGCCAACAGCACAGAGTTTGATCCCAAAACCACAAGTCCTTGTGTAATTTTTATGCCAGAGGTAAGCAATCCTAAATGAATTCTTGACCAAGCTAATcctgtaataattattttccattGATCTTTTtaagctaattttaattttcttagcaGGGTTCAAAAACTCATATGGGAGGAACAATGCGTCTGGGATCAAGGAGGACTTACTTCAAGGTTACTGACTGCAAATCCGCAAAGTTGTAAGGACTTCAATTATGTAGCTTCAAACAATATATGGCTCCCTTAATGGGATAGTACAATGAATTTTCTTTTGCTTGATGGTTgatatttttttcccaataagCAATGTGCTGtcaatttcaaaattagaaAGGATAAGTGCATGAttggatttttgaatttttctcaTCCCAATGGCCTGGGATTATGTTTTCAGGTATGGCTGTGTCAGTTATGTTGATGAGCGACACCGGCACAGATATGAGGTAACATTTTCTTTGTCGTCAGTAAATGCATGCAATTGGTATATAAAAGATGTATATTCTGAGTAGCAGTCACTAGAAGAAATTGTTCATGGTGTGCAGGTTAATCCTGATATGATATCGCAACTTGAGAATGCTGGCTTATCATTTGTTGGCCGAGATGAGTCTGGTCGGCGGATGGAGGTATCCATTTTTTGCAGTATAATTCATGCTGCATGAAACCCAGTTATTTAAGCTTGAACCTATTTAAAAATCCTTCACCTGTTGCCTTATTTGTTATCTGGCTTCTTGTAATCATTGACATTTCAATGACATAATGATTGCAGATTGTTGAGCTGCCAGCTCATCCATACTTTGTGGGTGTTCAGTTCCATCCAGAGTTTAAGTCAAGACCCGGAAAACCTTCTGCACTGTTCTTAGGTATGTCTTTCAGTGGGTGCAGATTCTGGTGACTGTTTCTTTGATCTGGCTGTTTGCCATGCTCTATTATGAACTTGACAATAgctgtttatatattatatgatgttATGTTGGCAAGTAATAGTCAGGGTCAGGATTATACTTGAACAGTTTTTAATGCATTTaccaataaattatttttagggCATCGTGTGAATCCTCTTCTATAACTTGAAGTGCAATGTGataaattaactttttaagATTTCATATATGGTTGCAGATCCTAATTTCATGTTTTTCTTTGTCTTAGTTTGAATATATCCATAAGTATTGATCAGTCATGTTGTTTCCATGATAAGGAAAAAGTGCTAACAAAGAGTTGGGTGTGTATTTTTGTGGTTATATCATTTCTGTTTGATCTGATAGTATACATGTAATCCTATGACTTTTAAGTGTCATGCCATTGCAATTAAATTGTCTAGCTGATATGGTTATGTGCTGTGTGTTTACAGGACTTATAGCGGCATCATGTGGACACCTGGAGACAATACTGCAAAATAACGGTCATGTGAGCAAGAATATTAGCAATGGAATAAGCAATGGACACTCAATGGTGAAAATCCACCGCAACGGAAACACTTTCAAGGCTTTCAATGGGTCAGTAAATGGTGTGTATAGCAATGGTAATAGCATGCACCGGTGAGAAATCAGAGATTATCTCATGGTATTTTTTCCTGGAAGCTGGCTTGTAGCCGTCGGTTCTGTCTGTACAGTTGTTGAGTATGGGTAGATGGTATAGCGCACAGGAACTTCTCTTCAGGATGAAGCTGGATTTTGAGTCATTTAAGGCACAGCTTGTTTTTCCATGAAGATTTGGCTGAAAGTGTGGAATTACTCCTTTTGGActgagtttttgt
Proteins encoded:
- the LOC107424242 gene encoding uncharacterized protein LOC107424242 isoform X2, giving the protein MSPFEHGEVFVLDDGGEVDLDLGNYERFLDITLTCDNNITTGKIYQSVINKERKGDYLGKTVQVVPHITDAIQEWIERVAIVPVDGKEGPADVCVIELGGTIGDIESMPFIEALGQFSYRVGPGNFCLIHVSLVPVLNVVGEQKTKPTQHSVRGLRGLGLTPNILACRSTKALDENVKGKLAQFCHVPAENIFTLYDVPNIWHIPLLLRDQKAHKAILKGLNLLGVAREPYLEEWTARTKICDTLHDTVRIAMVGKYTGLSDSYLSVLKALLHASVACRRKLVLDWVPAGDLEDITAQEAPNVHKAAWDLLKGADGILVPGGFGDRGVQGKILAAKYARENNVPFLGICLGMQIAVIEFSRSVLNLLDANSTEFDPKTTSPCVIFMPEGSKTHMGGTMRLGSRRTYFKVTDCKSAKLYGCVSYVDERHRHRYEVNPDMISQLENAGLSFVGRDESGRRMEIVELPAHPYFVGVQFHPEFKSRPGKPSALFLGLIAASCGHLETILQNNGHVSKNISNGISNGHSMVKIHRNGNTFKAFNGSVNGVYSNGNSMHR